A region of Oncorhynchus masou masou isolate Uvic2021 chromosome 29, UVic_Omas_1.1, whole genome shotgun sequence DNA encodes the following proteins:
- the LOC135521082 gene encoding iroquois-class homeodomain protein irx-1-like isoform X2: MSFPQLGYPQYLSASQAVYGGDRPGVLTPSSRGGSSELAGNQSAAAAAVTSVLGMYANPYTAHNYSAFLPYSSADLALFSQMGSQYELKDSPGVHPGSFAAHTSPAFYPYGQFQYGDPARPKNATRESTSTLKAWLNEHRKNPYPTKGEKIMLAIITKMTLTQVSTWFANARRRLKKENKVTWGARSKEDEDGNIFGSDNEGDAEKNDDEEEIDLESIDIDKIDDNDGDQSNEEDDDKPEGRERNRELDSLEKRRAFALQHEVFDKSKNSISSGKELSDSNSNTRGVSPDRQGRFQLPVNNKPKIWSLAETATSPDSSVKSTSPSGPTGHTPPQMQHPAFLPSHGLYTCQIGKFHNWTNGAFLGQNSLLNVRSFLGVNQHHHHNLHLQTQLQQQQASVLVSPGASPQLSPKHIGRP; encoded by the exons ATGTCTTTCCCCCAGTTGGGCTACCCTCAGTACTTAAGTGCCTCCCAAGCGGTGTACGGCGGGGATCGCCCGGGGGTCCTGACTCCGTCGTCCCGGGGAGGGAGCTCTGAGTTAGCGGGAAACCAGTCAGCTGCTGCGGCTGCAGTCACCTCGGTGTTGGGCATGTACGCAAACCCCTACACTGCACACAACTACAGCGCATTCCTGCCTTACAGCAGCGCAGACCTGGCTCTGTTCTCTCAAATG GGCTCCCAGTACGAGCTGAAGGACAGTCCTGGCGTGCACCCCGGCAGCTTCGCGGCCCACACCTCGCCAGCTTTCTACCCTTACGGTCAGTTCCAGTACGGGGACCCGGCCAGGCCCAAGAACGCGACCCGGGAGAGTACCAGCACCCTGAAGGCCTGGCTCAATGAGCACAGGAAGAACCCCTACCCCACCAAGGGAGAGAAGATCATGTTGGCCATCATTACTAAGATGACCCTGACGCAGGTGTCCACTTGGTTCGCTAACGccaggaggaggctgaagaaGGAGAACAAGGTGACGTGGGGAGCCAGGAGTAAAGAGGATGAGGATGGAAACATCTTCGGCTCCGACAACGAGGGAGACGCGGAGAAGAACGATGACGAGGAGGAGATTGATCTAGAGAGCATCGATATAGACAAGATAGACGACAACGATGGAGATCAGAGCAATGAGGAGGACGATGATAAACCGGAGGGCAGAGAGCGAAACCGAGAACTGGACAGTCTGGAGAAACGGCGGGCCTTCGCCCTGCAGCACGAGGTCTTCGACAAATCTAAGAACTCAATTTCCTCTGGGAAGGAACTTTCTGATAGCAACAGCAACACCAGAGGTGTGTCCCCGGACAGACAGGGACGTTTTCAGCTCCCAGTGAACAATAAGCCTAAAATCTGGTCGTTAGCTGAGACGGCTACCAGTCCTGATAGttctgtcaagtccacctctcCCTCCGGCCCTACCGGTCACACCCCGCCTCAGATGCAACACCCAGCCTTCCTGCCCTCTCACGGACTATACACCTGTCAGATAGGCAAGTTCCATAACTGGACCAACGGAGCTTTCCTGGGGCAGAACTCTCTGCTCAATGTCCGGTCGTTTCTCGGAGTTAATCAGCACCATCATCATAACCTCCACTTACAGAcccagctgcagcagcagcaggcctCGGTGTTGGTGTCGCCTGGAGCCTCGCCACAACTCAGCCCCAAGCACATAGGTAG ACCGTGA
- the LOC135521082 gene encoding iroquois-class homeodomain protein irx-1-like isoform X1, whose amino-acid sequence MSFPQLGYPQYLSASQAVYGGDRPGVLTPSSRGGSSELAGNQSAAAAAVTSVLGMYANPYTAHNYSAFLPYSSADLALFSQMGSQYELKDSPGVHPGSFAAHTSPAFYPYGQFQYGDPARPKNATRESTSTLKAWLNEHRKNPYPTKGEKIMLAIITKMTLTQVSTWFANARRRLKKENKVTWGARSKEDEDGNIFGSDNEGDAEKNDDEEEIDLESIDIDKIDDNDGDQSNEEDDDKPEGRERNRELDSLEKRRAFALQHEVFDKSKNSISSGKELSDSNSNTRGVSPDRQGRFQLPVNNKPKIWSLAETATSPDSSVKSTSPSGPTGHTPPQMQHPAFLPSHGLYTCQIGKFHNWTNGAFLGQNSLLNVRSFLGVNQHHHHNLHLQTQLQQQQASVLVSPGASPQLSPKHIDRENVVRSASPPTQSLKSSFRPLHDGPRTQQEAPQLVLTALSSA is encoded by the exons ATGTCTTTCCCCCAGTTGGGCTACCCTCAGTACTTAAGTGCCTCCCAAGCGGTGTACGGCGGGGATCGCCCGGGGGTCCTGACTCCGTCGTCCCGGGGAGGGAGCTCTGAGTTAGCGGGAAACCAGTCAGCTGCTGCGGCTGCAGTCACCTCGGTGTTGGGCATGTACGCAAACCCCTACACTGCACACAACTACAGCGCATTCCTGCCTTACAGCAGCGCAGACCTGGCTCTGTTCTCTCAAATG GGCTCCCAGTACGAGCTGAAGGACAGTCCTGGCGTGCACCCCGGCAGCTTCGCGGCCCACACCTCGCCAGCTTTCTACCCTTACGGTCAGTTCCAGTACGGGGACCCGGCCAGGCCCAAGAACGCGACCCGGGAGAGTACCAGCACCCTGAAGGCCTGGCTCAATGAGCACAGGAAGAACCCCTACCCCACCAAGGGAGAGAAGATCATGTTGGCCATCATTACTAAGATGACCCTGACGCAGGTGTCCACTTGGTTCGCTAACGccaggaggaggctgaagaaGGAGAACAAGGTGACGTGGGGAGCCAGGAGTAAAGAGGATGAGGATGGAAACATCTTCGGCTCCGACAACGAGGGAGACGCGGAGAAGAACGATGACGAGGAGGAGATTGATCTAGAGAGCATCGATATAGACAAGATAGACGACAACGATGGAGATCAGAGCAATGAGGAGGACGATGATAAACCGGAGGGCAGAGAGCGAAACCGAGAACTGGACAGTCTGGAGAAACGGCGGGCCTTCGCCCTGCAGCACGAGGTCTTCGACAAATCTAAGAACTCAATTTCCTCTGGGAAGGAACTTTCTGATAGCAACAGCAACACCAGAGGTGTGTCCCCGGACAGACAGGGACGTTTTCAGCTCCCAGTGAACAATAAGCCTAAAATCTGGTCGTTAGCTGAGACGGCTACCAGTCCTGATAGttctgtcaagtccacctctcCCTCCGGCCCTACCGGTCACACCCCGCCTCAGATGCAACACCCAGCCTTCCTGCCCTCTCACGGACTATACACCTGTCAGATAGGCAAGTTCCATAACTGGACCAACGGAGCTTTCCTGGGGCAGAACTCTCTGCTCAATGTCCGGTCGTTTCTCGGAGTTAATCAGCACCATCATCATAACCTCCACTTACAGAcccagctgcagcagcagcaggcctCGGTGTTGGTGTCGCCTGGAGCCTCGCCACAACTCAGCCCCAAGCACATAG ACCGTGAAAACGTTGTAAGAAGTGCCTCTCCTCCAACGCAATCTCTGAAGTCCTCATTCAGACCCCTTCATGATGG CCCCAGGACTCAGCAAGAAGCCCCGCAGCTGGTTCTAACGGCCCTCTCCTCGGCTTGA